In Deltaproteobacteria bacterium, the genomic stretch GCCGCTCTCGGCACCGCGGCGATGCTAGCCTGGGAGACGATGCGAACGTCGTGCGGTTGCCTGCTCGGGCTGGCCCTGTCGGCCTGTCAGTTCGATTCCAGTGGCCATGGTGACGGTGGTGTCGGTGGTTCGAGCAGCGCGACGACACTCGCGGGCACGGGCGATGGGGGATCCACCGCGGCGTCGACCGGCGACGGCGGCCACAGTGCCAGCGGGGCCAGCGGCACATCGACGGGGTCGTCGGACCCAACCGAGACCCCGACCTCGACGGCGGCGGCGAGCGACTCGAGCGGTGCAGTCGGCTCCGACTCCGGCGGCGAAGGCTCGTCGAGCAGTGGCGCGCAGCCGACGTGCAGCGGCCTGCTGTGGGTCAGCAACGTCGACGGACCCGCCGGCACCACCGACCAGTCGTTGTACGACGCGCTCTCGGCAGCTGGCCATGAGATCACCTACGCGCTCGACGATCAGGTGATCGCCGATGACGCCACTGGCTACTGCGCGGTGCTGCTCTCGGCGGTCTCCGATTCGTCGGACATCCTCGACGAGTTCGAGCTGGTCGACGTGCCCGTCGTGGTCTGGGAGTACGGGTTGTTCGACGACATGGGTTTCGGCAGCTCCGGTCTCGACGAGTCGGCGGTCGACATCGAGATCATCGCGCCCGAGCACGAGCTCGCCGCGGGGCTCGACGGCACCGTGGTGCTCTACGGCGGGGTCGGGCGCATCAACTGGGCGCAGACCACCACCGCGACCGTGATCGCGCAGCGGCCAGGCAATCCCGCCAAGGCGACCCTGCTCGCCTACGAGGTCGGCGACGTGCTCGAGGACGGCAGTCTCGCGCCCGCGCGCCGCGTGGGCCTGCCGATGTGCAACGCCGGCAGCGGCACGCTGCAGCCCGACGCGATCACGTTGTTGCTCGCCGCAGTGACGTGGGCGACGGGCTGACCCCCGCTACAGCGCGCACGCGCCGGGGACCGTGAAGGTGAGCACCGAGTTCATCGGGCCACGCTCGGCATGGAAGATGTCGAGCGTGTGGCGGGTGTCGGGCACGAGCCCGAGGTCATCGAGCCCGATGCTGTCCGAGAGATTCCCGTGACGCCCACCGAGGTCGACGGCGAGGTTGCCGTCGATGAAGATCCAGACGTCGTCGTCGCCACCGAAGTCGAGCGTCGCACCAGCTTGGGCGATGAACGGTGTGTGGACGTGGGTCGCGAAGTGATAGTTGTGCGCGAGAGTTTCGTTGCCGAAGCCTTGGTCGTCGATCGGAAAGTACTGCAGCCCCTCGAACGCGAGCAGTCCATCCGCCGCCGCGACGACACCGAGGTCCACATCCAGACGGACGTTGGCGGTGTCGTCGTCGTGGTACCACTGGAAGAACGTGCTCGCGTCGGTGATCGCGGGATCGCCGGCATAGTCGGGATCGAGCACGGGCAGGCCTTCGTCGTCCAGCGTCGGCAACAGCAGGCCCGGGAGCACGACCGAGCCGCCGAAGTCCCCCGTCATGTCGGGGTGCTCCGCCAGCAGATCGTGGACGACCGCGGGGATCGTCGCGCAGCTCATCGCGCCGGTGTCGCTGCCACCGGAGCTGCCGCTGTCACCCGAGCTCCCCGTCGCGCCCGAGCCGTCGCTGCTCGCGGTGCCGCCGTCACTCGACGCGGTCGTGTCGCTGGCGGTCGCAGAGGTCGCGGACGCCGTCGGGGCAGTCCCCGAGGTCTCGCCGCGGGTGTCGTCGCCGAACGACGCGACGTGCGTGTCGGCACCGCTGCTGCTGCTGCTGCCGGCCGGCTGGGCAGCCGCGCCGCCACACGCCGCAGCGATGGCCCCGACCAGCACCGACGCCCGCATCACAACAGCTTGGCGCGCCGCGCGAGTCGCTGTCAATCGGGCCCAGTGGCCCCAAGCGCAGCGCGGCAAGCTGCGCGCACCGAACACGTCAACGAGTTGCCGCGCCGGGTCGAACGATCCCGATCGGCACCTCGGCCCACATCGCGCGGACCTCGGGCGTGATCGCATCCTCTCCGCGCAGGAATCGCTCGACGTGACCGAGCGAGTCCTGCCCCCAGAACAACTCGCCATCGACCACGATGGTCGGCACGCCGAACACCCCGAGCTCGAGCGCCTGTGCCGTCGCATCTCGCAGGCGCGCCTTGGCCTCGGGTGTCTGCGCGTCGGCGACCAGTCGATCGCCGGGCAGTCCCCGCGCGCTCAACCAGCGGGCAAGCTCGTCGGGTCGCTCGAACCCGGGCCCGCCGTCCCAGATCGCCGCGAACACGGCGTCGATGATCGCATGTCGCTCGTCGTCGGAGCCGGGCAGGCCGGCGATCCGCAGGCCGAGCAACGGATTGAACGGATGGGAGTGCGGCGGTCGCAGGACCACACCCTGCTCGGCCGCGAGTCGAACGGCGTGCTTGAACGTGTACACCCGCTTGGGCCCGATCTCGGCCGGGCCCTTCTGGCCGTGGGCATCGAGCATCGCCGCGAACAACACTGGCGTCGCCACCAGCGTCCGGGCGTGCCGCTGCGCCAGCGCGCCGATTCGTCGCCAACCCAGGTAAGCGTAGGGCGAGATCACGTCGAACAGGAACTGCAACGCCTTCGGGTCGGCCGACTCGCTCATGGCCGATCACTCTCGCATGATCACGGCCGGTGCGCCCCATCGGCGCAGCGAACGTCGGTCGTTCGGGCGCGCGAGCACGCGGGGCGATCCTGGCCAGCCACGAATGCGCCGACTACTCGCACAGCGGCGGATCCGGCACCAACCTCAGCCGGAACGCAAAATCCCAGTACGACAGGTTCGTGTCGCACGGCGCGCCGGGAGAGCAGAAGAACGACTGCCCACCTGCGTAGGGATCGGTCAGCTCGGGCGACGCGAAGAGGTTCCAGCGCAGGCGCAGGTTCGCGTCGTCGGGGAACGGCGCCAGCATGCGCAGCCAGATGAAGTAGTCGCGATCGGGGTCCAGCTGTACCTGCGCGTCGGCGAAGTCGAAGTCGACCCACCCGAACTCGGCCGTGCCGGTCGCGGTCGCGGTCGCGACCACGGCGGCCTCGAGCATCTCGGTCGTCGCACCGACCGGGAAGAGTGGCGAGTTGCCGCCGTCGACGAGCTGCACGGTGTGGACCGTGGTCGCGATCGCCTCGTTCGCCACGTACAACGCGATGCTGTCGAGCGTGCCGCTCTGGCTGACGCGCACGCCCTGCAGGCCGCTCTGGCCGTTCGCCATCGACCAGCTGTCCCGGCAGTCGGAGTACGCACCGCCCTCGCACACGGTCAGCTGCTGGTCGAGCACGCTCGTCGGTGACGGGGGCTCGCAGGCGGTGCAGCGCAGCGAACACTCGGGGGTCGCCTCGCCGAGATCGCAGGCTTCGCCGGGCTCGGGCACGCCGTTGCCACACACCGGATCGGCGGCGCTGGTCTCATTGTCGGTGTCGGTCGACGACCCGCTCGAGTCGCCGGGTGTGCTCGTCGTCGTGGCGCTGCCAGACTCCTCGCTGCTGCTCTCGGCCGGTGCGGTCGAGGACGCGCTGCCATCGGACGATGCGTCGGCGCCGTCGGTCGTCGTCGCCGCGCGGTCGTCGGGGTCGAAGCACGCCGCAGTACCTGCGACGAGCACCAGGGCGCCAATGCGTTGGAAGTGAGTCATGGGGTCTCTCCCCCGTGAGTGGGAGGCGACCGGCGAATCCGTCCCGGCGCGGGGGCAATGGCCACGACCAGCGCCTGGCGCCCGCATCACGACAGCTGGGTGCGCCCGCGCGCGTCGCCGTCAATCGCGCCCGGTGATGCCGAGCCTGCGCGCCTGTGCAGAATCGATGCGACCCTCGGGGTCGTACTTGCGCTTGGTCTGCACGAACGACGGCAGGCGCGGATACATGCGTGCGAACTCGTCCGCGGTCGTGAACGCGTCCTTGGCGAGGTAGATGCGACCGCCGTTGGCGATGACGTAGGCGTTCAGCTCGCGGTGCAGCCGCTGCATCTGCTCCACACCGCGCAGGGGGATGTCGAGCGCGATCGACGTGCCGCGGAGCGGGAACGACAGTGGGCCTTCGCCCTGGTCGCCGCAGTCCTTGAAGACGGTCACGAACGAGGAGCCTCCGTTGCGACGAAAGATCTCGAGGAACTCGATGTAGAGCTGCGCGTCGGGCAGCACGCACGAGTACTGCGCGAAGCCGCGGCGGCCATACGCGCGGTTCCACGAGCCGATGCCGTCGAGCGGCCAGTAGAACGCCTCGGGGTGCACGACGTGCTTGCGCGGACGCGAGCCGTGCTTGGCGTACCAGGCTGCGTTCGCGATCGCGATCGTCGCGGGACCGACCAGGCCGCTGGGGAGTGAGAACGGCAGGTCGATGGTCGGCTTCACGCGCGGTGGTTGGCGCGGCGCTTCATCGGGCTCCGCCCAGCGCCCGCGACCGACGATGCCGCGACCGACCTTGCCGCCCTTGGCGGAGGTGTCGACCCACGCGACCGTCATCGGCCACGACGCGCTCGCCTCGCGCAGCGCCTCGATCACGCCGGCGAGACTGCCGATGCGTTGGGTCTCTTCGTAGATCCACGGCGAGGGCAGACGCGCCATCGTCAGCTCGACTTCGAGCACGTGACCCATCAGACCCATGCCGCCCTGCGCGGCGTAGAAGAGATCGGCGTGCTGTTCGGGGGTCGCCTCGAGCACGCGGCCGTCGCCGGTGCGGATCGACAGCGCGCGTAGGTGTCGGCCGATGCAGCCCGCGACGTGGTGGTTCTTGCCGTGGACGTCGGAGGCGACCATGCCGCCCAGGGTCACGAAGCGCGTGCCCGTCGACACCGGCGAGAAGAAATTCCGCGGCAAGAAGATCTCGCGCAGGGCCCCGAGCGAGAGCCCGGCCTCCGCGCGCAGCACCCCGGTGTGTTCGTCGAACGCGAGGATGCGATCGGCCCGCGGCGTGACCAACACCGCGCGACTTGCCTGCTCGGGCGGGAGCGCAGCGTCGCCGTAGGCGCGACCGAGGCCACGCGAGAGGATCGCGTCGCGACTCGCGGCCTCGAGGTCGTCGCTCTCGCAGGTCCGCGCGTCGATCTTGGGATGGCGCCCCCAGCCCTCGAGCCCGGCGGTGGCGCCGAGGGCCGGCGCGCGCGTCGGCAGGCGCAGCACGGCGGCGTCGCGGGGCTCACCCTCGGGTTCGCGCTTCGGCTGGTTCATGGCCGTGCTCGCCAGTGTAGCAGCATCAACCGCGCGGCTGCGGCATGCACACGCCGCCGCCCTCGATCTGCGCGTTGGTGCGGAAGGTGTTGAGCTGCTGCCACGACTTCGGCTCGTGCTGCGGGATGGTGCCGTCCTCGCGCACGTTGGTCACGTGGTACGCGTGCTGGTTCCAGATGCGACGGGCCTGAATCCACCGCTCGTCGACGTCGCGGATCACCTGCACCGGTGGCGAACCGCCGCCGAGGCCGATCGACTGGTTCGAGACCACGACGATCTCGGCCGAGCCGTCGTTGTCGACGTCGACGACGACGGGGTACTCGGTGCCGGTCAAGCTCGTGCGCGGTGACTGCAGTAGCACGTCGCCCATGTCGTCGAACACGAAGAGGTTCGCCTCGTCGGCGTACATCGCCTCGGCGCCGCCGTCTCCGAGGAAGTCGAAGGCCGTGCCGGCCGCGACGCCGCTCTGATCGGAGACCGTCGCCGACCACACGATGCTCGCGTCGGCCTCGTACACCGTGTAGTTGTTGGCGGAGCTCACGGCGAACTCGGCCTCGCCGTCGCCATCGAAGTCGTGCACGGTCGCCGGTCGGAACCATGTGAGACCGAAGCCCGAGTCACCGGTTGGCGTGAGGTTCTGGAACACGACCGCGCCATCGTGCTCGAGCATCGCCAGGCCCAACTGGTTGGTGACGAGGATCTCGGGCTCGGGATCGTCGTCGAAGTTGGCGACCTGCGGGAACCCGGGATCGATGCCGCTGTTCCACAGCAACGTGCCGTCGTGGTGGTACGCCGCGTTGCCCAGCACCAGCTCGAGATCGCCGTCGTCGTCGAGATCGGCGGCCGTGGATGCGCTGTACTGCGGCGGCGTGGTGGTGAACGCCACGAGCGCGCCGTCGTGGTCGTAGATCGAGCCGCCGGCCACGATCTCGACGTCGCCGTCGTTGTCGAGATCGGCCAGCGCCAGCGCGGCGATGTACGAGCTGCCCCACAGGTCGTTCGACTGCCACTTGAGCGAGCCATCGTGCTCGAAGGCCACCAGCGCGCCGCCCATCATCACGCTGACGATCTCCGGCAGACCGTCGCCGTCGATGTCGCCCAGCGCCGGGCAGACCGTAGGGTCGACTGCCGTGGGGATCTGGAAGTGCGAGCTGCCGGTGGCGCCGTCGAGCACGTAGATGTGCCCGGGACCGGCAAATAGATCGGCGTAGGCGACCACGACGACGTCGGGGATGTCGCAGAGATCGATCTCGCCGTCGCCGTTGTCCTCCGTGAGGTTCGCGACCAGCGGCGTGACGACCGAGTAGATGTCGCCGTTCTCGCCGTCCCACGCCCACTGCACCTCGGGTTCGAAGCTGTCGGCCGGGGCCTGCTGTGAGCAGTCACCGACCGCGTCCATGTCGTCGACGACCTTGCACGACGGTGGCTCGGTGGTGTCGACCGCGGCGTCGTGCAGCACACCGACGTCGAAGATCGTGCCGGTGTCGCTGTCGGCCTGGGTCGTCGCCGTGCTGGTACTGCCGCTCGTACCGGTACCGGTGCCGTCGCCGGAGGTCGTGCCGTTGCCGCTGCTCGAGCCGCTCGTGCTCATCGAGGCGTCGGTGGTGTTCGCGCTGGTGTTCGCGGGCGGATCACCGCCACAGCCCGCCGACACGATCGCTGTCGCGGCCGCCGCGATCGACCATCGCGCGCAGGTCTTGCCCAAGTACGTCATGCCATCCAACCCCAATCCAAGCACGGCTCCACGATGTCCGCGAAGCGCGGTGGCGTCAAGTGGATGAACGGCGGCGGCGCAGCAGCACCAGCACCAATGCGGCGGTCAACGTTCCGATGCCATCGCCGTGGCCCAGCTGGCAGGCGTCGTTGCAGTCGCCGACGCAGGGCGTGTTGCGTCGGATCTCGACGCCCGCAGCCTGCGCCACGCAGGCGTTGTCGTAGGTGTTGCCGTCCTTGCCGCACACCGGCGCGTAGTTCTGCGGGCACGCCTCGCCCGGCTGCGCGCCGGTCGAGTTGTTCTCGCCCGTCGAGCCCGAGCTGCTCCCGGCGGTGGTATCGGCGTCGTCCATCGCGTTGGTGCCCGTCAATGGTACTGCACGGCGGTGTCGGCCAGCGATGGGCCGGCGCTGTCGACCGTGAAGACGATCGTCACCGCGGCGCCGCCGTCGACCAGCGTGGCCTCGAGCGTGATCTCGAGGTTGGTCGTCAGATCGATGACCTGTGAATCGCCCATCGGCGGGTCGTCGAATACCAGGCCGCTGGAGGCGCTCTGGATCTCGATGCCGAAGCCGGTCGCGTTGATGAGGCCGCTGTCCTGCACGTCGAGCACGAGCTGCGGTGCGATACCCGAGAGCGAGGCGGCCGCGCAGGTCATCGCCGCGGGATCGAGGCCGATCGATGCCTGCGGCAGCGCGCCGGCGTCCGACAGGAACGGCGCCATGAGGGGATCACACCGGCCATCGTCGACGCCGCCGCTGCTGCTGCCGTCGGCGCTGGCCGAGCCGGTCGCGGTCGCGTCGCTGGCAGTGGTGCTGCCGTCGGCGCCGCTCGAGTCGCCGCCGCCGCTGCTGCTCGCGTCGGTCGTCGCGCCGGTCGTCATCGTGGTGTCGGTGCCGCACTGCGCCGGCTCGGTGCAGCCCTGTGCGTCATCGCCACCGCAGGCCGCCACGCACGAGACGCCGAACAGGAGCACCGCAGGGAACGAAGCCAAGCTTCTCACGCGATGGATCTTGGCTGCGTGCGGGCCGCGCCGTCAACGATGTTGGATGCGGCGCTCGGCTCGCCCCGGTGGCGGTCGCGGCGGACTTGGAGGTCGCCACGCGATGGGGCATACAGCCGGCGATGACGTCACTGCGCTGCTTCGCGATCGCGCTGATTACCCTCGCCGCCTGCGAGAAACCCAAGGCGACCGAGACCCCGACCACCCAGTCGCCCGATGGCGCGACCACGACGCCGGACGCCACCGCCGGTGATGCCACCGCCGGCGCCGGCGAGTGCAAGCCGACCGGATGCTCGGGCATCGTCTGCTCCGACGAGGAGGTCATGACGACCTGCGAGTATCGACCCGAGTACGCCTGCTACAAGACGGCGACCTGCGCTCGTCAAGACGACGGTGCGTGCGGCTGGACCAAGTCGGCCGAGCTCGACGCGTGCTTGGCCAACCCGCCGCAGGAGTAGCGCGCCGCCGACGACGGCGGACGCGTCGCGAACGCGCTCAGCCGTCGTCGCGCCAGATGCCGAAGGTGTCGCCGACGTTCGCCGGTCGCAGCAGGCCGTTCTCGAACGCACCGTCGTCGCTCTCCGGCTCGCACAGGTACACCGCGATCGCGCCCAGCGGCTGATCGGTCGCGACGCGGTGCCACGACGGCGGCAGCTCGCGCCGCTGCTGCGCCCACGACACGCCGATCTCGCCGGTGCTCGCGGCCTCGAGGATGCCGCGACCATCGTGTCGGCCGACCGACTCGATGGTCGCGATGCTGCAGTCGACGCTGCCGTGGGTCGGCGTGGTCGTGAGGCCGTGCGCGCGCAGGTGGGCGGCGACCTGCGGCGGCACGAAGTACGCGGCCGGGCGCGTGACGACGTGCTCGCCGACGAAGCGCGCGAGGTGGGGCAGGCGCACCGAGCTCGGCGCGCCCTCGAGCGTGCGGGGCGTTCGCGTGAGGATCTCGACCGGCTCCGCGTAGGCCTCGAGGCGGTAGCGCACCGCGATCTGCTCGGGTGGTCGCCGGCTGCTGGCGACGATCTCGAGCACGTCGTCGGGGTGTGATGCGACCCAGCGCAGACACTCGATCTGCCACGCCGACGCGGTCGCGACCCGCCGCTCGAAGCTGAGGTAGCTGTAGCACTCGAGCAGTAGATCGAGGCGATTGGTGAGCCCGCGGTAGTTGGAGCCGAAGCGCGGGTGGTGCGGGTAGGTCATCCAGCCCTCGCCGACCTTCGCGCCAGGATCGACCTCGCCGCCGGCATCGAGCGCGCGCTCGTCCTCGGCGAAGTTGCCATACCAGCCCGATTCGAAGCCGCGGGCGCGCACGGCCGCGATGACGTCGGGGACCATCCGTGTGCGCATGAACTCGATCGGCTCTGCACGACCGCTGGCGACGGTGTGCGGGATGTCGACCGTCATGTCGAAGCGATGCACGCTGCCGTTGGTGGCGTGGTTGTCGATCGTCAGATCCGGTGCCCATGGGATGCACACCTGCGATTGCAGCGCGCGCATCTCGGGGGCCTCCTGTCGCAGGTAGTCGCGGTTGAGGTTGATGCCGTGGCTCTGCGTGCGCGTGCCGACCACCGGGCCGATCTGGCCGCTCAGGTGGGCGAGATCGAGTCGGCGGTTGGCGGGGTCGAGCGCGTCGTTGCCATCGGGATTGAACAGCGGCACCACCAGCAACGTGACGTGGCGCAGTAGGTCCTCGAGCTCGGGCACGCGGCCGTCGAGCAGATCGCGGACCAGCGCGAGGCTGGCTTCCTTGCCCTCGACCTCGCCGGGGTGGATGCCGTCCTGCATCAGCACGATGGGGCGACCGAGTGCGCGGGCCTGTGCCGGCGTGCGCACGCCATCCTGCGACAGCACCAACAGCGGCATCGCGCGGCCGCCCGGGCTCACGCCGAAGTCGCTGACGTGCAAGCGTGCGTCGTCGCGGGCCACGAGGCCGGCGACGAAGTTCATGACGTCGGCGTGCAGCGAGGTCTCGCGGTAGCCGGTGCTCTCGGCGCGGGTCTGCAGGGTCACGGCTGGCGAGCGTACGCCGATCGATGCGGGCGTGCGATCAGGCCTGCCGTCACTGCGGCTCGCGGGGCGGCCACGCGCGCCCCGACGCGCTCACCACCGCCGAGGCGCTGGGCTTGGTGCATCAGCTCGCCGACCTCGGGGTCCGCGAGGTGACGCTCATCGGTGGCGAGGCCACTACGCCGACGAGTGCCGCGCGGGCTGCAACTTCACCGCGCAGTCCGCAGCTCGACACTCCCGGCGATTCCTTGCTAGCGTGACGCGATGAAGCTCGTGCCCTGCGAGCGCTGCGGGCGACACCTCCGCGGCGGCGAGTCGACCTGTCCGTTCTGCCGCGCGCCGCGGACCCGATCGATCCTCGCGCTGGTCGCGATGAGCTCGTCGCTGGCGTGCGCGATGGCGACCAAGTACGGCGCACCGCCCAACACGCAGCCGCCCGATGCAGATCCGGCGAGTCAGCCCGATGGCACACGTGTGCCACCGACCGCGACCGATCCCGCGCCCGGTTACGAGACCTCGCAGAGCCCCCCAACCGATGCTCCTGCGCCCACGCCCTCGCCGGATCAGAGCTCGCCGCGGTTGCGGTCGTCGTCGTAGCTCGCGGCCGTCGGATCGGGCGGCTGTGATCAGTTACGCTGGGCGGCCGTCTTCACCCCCGAAGCAGGCCCCCTCCGCGACATGACGTACCGCGATCCCAATCCCCAAGCCCTCGCGACCACCCCGCCCGACGCCGTGGTCGCGGCGACCACCGAGCACGCCTATCGCGGCCTGCGCATCCCCGGCGTGCTGATGTTGCTGCTCGGATTGCCGCTGCTGTTCGTGTTCGGCATCGGCGTGTTGATCCTGCGCGGCCTGGTGATGGTCGAACCCAACCAGAGCAAGGTCGTGCTGCTGTTCGGCCGCTACAAGGGGACCTTGCGCAGCCCCGGGTTCCACTGGATCAACCCCTTCACCTCGCGCCGCGCGATCTCGCTGCGCGTCCGCAACTTCGACAGCGCCAAGCTCAAGGTCAACGATCTGCGCGGCAACCCCATCGAGATCGGCGCGGTCGTGGTGTGGCGCGTGAAGGACACCGCGCAGGCCGTGTTCGACGTCGAGCACTACGAGTCGTACGTCGCGGTGCAGACCGAGGCGGCGATTCGCACGACCGCCGCCAAGCATCCCTACGACGCGGCCGGCCCCGGTCAGGTCTCGTTGCGCGGTGATTCCTCGGAGGT encodes the following:
- a CDS encoding fibro-slime domain-containing protein; translation: MRASVLVGAIAAACGGAAAQPAGSSSSSGADTHVASFGDDTRGETSGTAPTASATSATASDTTASSDGGTASSDGSGATGSSGDSGSSGGSDTGAMSCATIPAVVHDLLAEHPDMTGDFGGSVVLPGLLLPTLDDEGLPVLDPDYAGDPAITDASTFFQWYHDDDTANVRLDVDLGVVAAADGLLAFEGLQYFPIDDQGFGNETLAHNYHFATHVHTPFIAQAGATLDFGGDDDVWIFIDGNLAVDLGGRHGNLSDSIGLDDLGLVPDTRHTLDIFHAERGPMNSVLTFTVPGACAL
- a CDS encoding 2-hydroxychromene-2-carboxylate isomerase; its protein translation is MSESADPKALQFLFDVISPYAYLGWRRIGALAQRHARTLVATPVLFAAMLDAHGQKGPAEIGPKRVYTFKHAVRLAAEQGVVLRPPHSHPFNPLLGLRIAGLPGSDDERHAIIDAVFAAIWDGGPGFERPDELARWLSARGLPGDRLVADAQTPEAKARLRDATAQALELGVFGVPTIVVDGELFWGQDSLGHVERFLRGEDAITPEVRAMWAEVPIGIVRPGAATR
- a CDS encoding FAD-binding oxidoreductase: MNQPKREPEGEPRDAAVLRLPTRAPALGATAGLEGWGRHPKIDARTCESDDLEAASRDAILSRGLGRAYGDAALPPEQASRAVLVTPRADRILAFDEHTGVLRAEAGLSLGALREIFLPRNFFSPVSTGTRFVTLGGMVASDVHGKNHHVAGCIGRHLRALSIRTGDGRVLEATPEQHADLFYAAQGGMGLMGHVLEVELTMARLPSPWIYEETQRIGSLAGVIEALREASASWPMTVAWVDTSAKGGKVGRGIVGRGRWAEPDEAPRQPPRVKPTIDLPFSLPSGLVGPATIAIANAAWYAKHGSRPRKHVVHPEAFYWPLDGIGSWNRAYGRRGFAQYSCVLPDAQLYIEFLEIFRRNGGSSFVTVFKDCGDQGEGPLSFPLRGTSIALDIPLRGVEQMQRLHRELNAYVIANGGRIYLAKDAFTTADEFARMYPRLPSFVQTKRKYDPEGRIDSAQARRLGITGRD
- a CDS encoding VCBS repeat-containing protein, yielding MTYLGKTCARWSIAAAATAIVSAGCGGDPPANTSANTTDASMSTSGSSSGNGTTSGDGTGTGTSGSTSTATTQADSDTGTIFDVGVLHDAAVDTTEPPSCKVVDDMDAVGDCSQQAPADSFEPEVQWAWDGENGDIYSVVTPLVANLTEDNGDGEIDLCDIPDVVVVAYADLFAGPGHIYVLDGATGSSHFQIPTAVDPTVCPALGDIDGDGLPEIVSVMMGGALVAFEHDGSLKWQSNDLWGSSYIAALALADLDNDGDVEIVAGGSIYDHDGALVAFTTTPPQYSASTAADLDDDGDLELVLGNAAYHHDGTLLWNSGIDPGFPQVANFDDDPEPEILVTNQLGLAMLEHDGAVVFQNLTPTGDSGFGLTWFRPATVHDFDGDGEAEFAVSSANNYTVYEADASIVWSATVSDQSGVAAGTAFDFLGDGGAEAMYADEANLFVFDDMGDVLLQSPRTSLTGTEYPVVVDVDNDGSAEIVVVSNQSIGLGGGSPPVQVIRDVDERWIQARRIWNQHAYHVTNVREDGTIPQHEPKSWQQLNTFRTNAQIEGGGVCMPQPRG
- a CDS encoding M14 family metallopeptidase, whose product is MNFVAGLVARDDARLHVSDFGVSPGGRAMPLLVLSQDGVRTPAQARALGRPIVLMQDGIHPGEVEGKEASLALVRDLLDGRVPELEDLLRHVTLLVVPLFNPDGNDALDPANRRLDLAHLSGQIGPVVGTRTQSHGINLNRDYLRQEAPEMRALQSQVCIPWAPDLTIDNHATNGSVHRFDMTVDIPHTVASGRAEPIEFMRTRMVPDVIAAVRARGFESGWYGNFAEDERALDAGGEVDPGAKVGEGWMTYPHHPRFGSNYRGLTNRLDLLLECYSYLSFERRVATASAWQIECLRWVASHPDDVLEIVASSRRPPEQIAVRYRLEAYAEPVEILTRTPRTLEGAPSSVRLPHLARFVGEHVVTRPAAYFVPPQVAAHLRAHGLTTTPTHGSVDCSIATIESVGRHDGRGILEAASTGEIGVSWAQQRRELPPSWHRVATDQPLGAIAVYLCEPESDDGAFENGLLRPANVGDTFGIWRDDG
- a CDS encoding SPFH domain-containing protein; protein product: MTYRDPNPQALATTPPDAVVAATTEHAYRGLRIPGVLMLLLGLPLLFVFGIGVLILRGLVMVEPNQSKVVLLFGRYKGTLRSPGFHWINPFTSRRAISLRVRNFDSAKLKVNDLRGNPIEIGAVVVWRVKDTAQAVFDVEHYESYVAVQTEAAIRTTAAKHPYDAAGPGQVSLRGDSSEVNVELMAQLRERLSHAGVEVIEVRLSHLAYSPEIAGVMLRRQQAEAIIDARQRIVEGAVTMVKMALDNLEEQKVVTLDDSRKAALVSNLLVVLCSENDAQPVVSAGA